The stretch of DNA ATAAGGCGTGCCTTCAGTTTTTCCGTTTTATCTTCTTCTTTTGCCCAATACAAAACCTGGACAGGCATAAGTATAAACCAGTGAGTTCCGAACAAAATGAAATGGGGAGATACCAAGTGATGATGTgcattttctttatattttTCCCTTTGTTTTCTGTTGAGACAATTAAGTGGTGAACTCGAGTTCCAAAATGATACATCAATTGATGATGCAGAAATGGTGACAAGTTCAATGGATATATCATATGGACACATGCAAAAAACTCACACCTTTCTAAGAACATGGTCAGCAGCACCATGAAGAATACTCTTTCGGACATGAGTGGCACTTGGGATATCCTTCCCTGCACAAAACAAAGAACATTAGCAATATATCAAGTTAGCATCCCTGAACATTGAGATAAACATCAATTCAATGACTTCATTAGAAGTTTGTAAGACAGTTTTTGCCTTTCAGGTCCAGTAGCAGTAAGCCCGCACTGGAATTAAGTAAGCTAAGGTAAATGCCCAAAACGGAAGATGGTGCTATTAGACTTCAAAATATAGCTTCATGAAACAAACCTAAATCCGAACTCAAGTGTTCTTCTTGGATCAACATTGTAGGAAAGCCGAAATGTGAAGTACAGGTTCACACTGACTCTTTGTAGAATAACATAGATTTGCAGCTCATAACAAAAATCCCACTAAAAAGAACTACCTCCGCATGACAATGCGATCAATTTTTTAATTGCACAAAGAAGTTGACTGCATACCCAATACTTTGTCCATAAACTGGTCCTATAACATAGGAATTAGCATCAAAACTAGATGTTACAACTGGAAACCTATAAATAAATCATAAAATACGAACAACGAGCCTGTGTTGTTCATACAACATCCCTTCCTTCCCTCGCAACATTTCAGTCCAAAAGAGAGTAAACCTTTTATGTATCCCCGTATCAgtgtttttgaaaaaaaaagttgGCGTATCGGAGCATCGTGTATCCATATCCGTATCTGGCTATCTAGGTAACATAGCTCTAGTGCTCTACGGATACCAGTATTGAGTATATGGAAAGGGAGAATGAATATAAATCCATATGAATAGGAAACAAGAAACAGATAGTCACAGATATAGCAGTGGTATCCTACATAAACACACGAATTTGTTTATAAATATACCTTCCTCCAAAGCAAGCTGTCTCCAAGCATCCAACTTTAGCGAGTCTGTATCAGCCTAAGAGAATAGAGATGGACGTCACATGTCAATCAATGACACAATAACGCATATAACAATGACATATTGTAAGCTATAGATACAAGCATGCATGCACAAATGAAAAATGCAAACAGCGCCAAGAGGTGCATCCAACCAAATAAAAGTTGAAATATGTCCAGTGTAAACTAAACTTTGTTTGCACTATTTTTCAGTCCACAGTTGTAGCCAAAAAATTCTAAGATGCCATTTAGAAAACAAAATGGATTACAGTAACACCAAAAGAAAACTTACAATAACATTATCCCACGAAAAAATTAGACCAAACGCCTCATCTGGCTTCATGGCATGCCTTATCCTTTGAAGGAAGCATTCTTGCAATTTTTCATTCAGATAATCCTGAAACAAGAAGAATTTTAAATAACAAAAACACATACTACAGAAATCTAATTGGGCACTAAAAACATATGACAAACCAACTTACGATGATATACACTTACCACATCGACCTTGAGTGGTCCATCCATCCGAAATGTTTCAAAGCCCTCCCCATATTCAGCTCCAATTGCCtaataaaacaaaaaaaaacataaTTTTTTAACCTGTAATTGACAAAGTGAAAAATGTAATTCCTAAAAGTATTTTGATGGATCAATATTGAATGTAGCTTGATGTGGTCTCAATTTTATAGCACGTTACTAATCCAGAGCTGTAGAGAATATCCACGCAGTATAACTAAAAAGGAGCTCAAGAATAAGCCTAACTGGCCAGTGCCCATTAACATGAGAAGCTAACAGGTGACACAATCAGTCAGTCCTAAAGTAACTGCTCCAGCACAAACTTATATAAAATAAGGACATGTTTGGAATGCTGGAAATTTACAGAAACAGTTTGATTACTGTGAGAAAAATACATGAATGCACCTCCATAGCTATTTGTACTAGCTCGCTCAGACACCAAGCACATACAACAATAGCAAAGCCTtcttgtcccaagcaagttgggctAGGCTTGAGATGAAACTCAACATGAACCACATATACTGGAAAGCATTCAACTGAAGGAGCCAGCACTTATACATCCCATCAGTTGGCTTTTTTACATGGAATTCGGTAGCTAATGCACTGAAACGAAAGGAACGATCTAATCTAAAGGCGTTGCGAACAATCAGAGCTAAGCGCATAAAAGATTAGCAGAGGAATAACTCGATGGTATTGATTTTCAAACTAGAAGCGAAAAAATCTACTTTAGAACTCGCAAGGAGCTAACTCAACAGCAACTGCACTGATGTAGCTGATTGCCCACATTTGTTGCGTCTATGGCAGGACGCGTTTCTTAAAATCAAAATAACACAAAGCACGAAAATGCAATCTTTATCCATGAAATCAAAAttggcaaaagaaaaaaaaaactacagAACGCACCTCATCAACAAAAACCTTGCCGGGGAGGGGCGGGAAGGCATCAAATCCGGACGCCCTCCTCCGCACCCGAATCTGTCTCCCGTTTCTTGGTCTCTGCACGAAATTGTTCCCCAAACATGAGGATAAGGAAAACGAGAAATTAGGGTAATACGagcggaggagggaggcgcTCACAGGAAACCGGAGATGAGGGCACGGGGCGCGCGGggatgaagacgaggaggaaGGCGCCGAGGGGAAAGGGGAAGGCGCTGTGGCGGGGCGGAAGCTGCAGGACTCCATTGGAAGGggaaagaagagaggaagagagggataGTAGTAGAGGGGTTTTATTTTTAGAAGAGTTTTCCGGATTTCCTatgtattttatatttttttctgGCTGTAAAATGTAAGATGAAAGGAGAGTTTTATTTTTTTGCTGTTGGTAGGTATAGAGGAATTGATGTGAAAGTTTCTCGCCACAAGTTGTGAATTGTGATATAAAAGAATTTTCTCGATAGTCCTTGGGTATTTTCTTTTGGATAATGTTCGGTACCTTTTGTTTTATCCTATATATTCATAGAAAATGCTGATTTCTTGGCAAAATATCTTGTGCAAAAATTGGTGCTCTCCTATAATTATTTTATTCAATTTATACATATTATCTTAACATCCATCGTTCTGGAATATTGAACATATGTTTTTTTAAACTATTATGATGTTCACAGAATTGATAACTCAAATCAAACTGTTATGATGTTCTGAGTAGATTTGATAAATCAAACGTTTGCCTTGACACTGGCAATCTTGCTGACAAATTATGATAGGTCCTAGTTATTGTTTAGCTCATAATTGTTATCTGTTCTTAAAAACACACAAATCATAAACGGTTTGAAGCACCCTTATACTAGGACTTGATGAGATTTGTCTCCAATACTCACGACTGATTATTGTTGCAGACAGCTGAAACACTTGCATTGCAAGTTTGCAACAGAATTCCTTTTGCATCCACTACACCAGCGCATGGTGGACAAAGCAGGCTGACCAGTCACTGTCCTTGGGTCAGCCATACGCCGACAAACTTACGAGCACACATGTAACGTCAGGTCATCAACGTCAAATATGCCAAATCATTTGCCTTTGCAAACGTAAAAGTTCAACATAAAATATAGAATATGCTCTGCAGCATATACTTTACTTCAGCATCCCTCTACACGTTCTCGAGTGCACGCAAAAGTCTCGTGCTAATTGCTATGTATGACGTCACCGCACCTTGCATATTGTTGTTAAACTTTGGGATATGAGAATGTACATTTTCCTTATATGTTAGTTCTATCAGAATATGAAAATACATGTTATACCAAATAAGCCATAGCCCAGAGGTTGAAGTCTCGAACAATTATGAGGGTTAAGAATTCAAAATTATCTCTTAAAGAAATTCGCATGCAAACATGGCTCccagaagaaaaaaaaatatggGTAAGTATAGTATAATTTCCTTTTCTTGAGCAACATAAGGCATTTTCTCTCTTCATTATTTTGCCTAAAAGAAAAAAACTATCTATAAACTTTTGGATAAAGAAAGTTTATTTCAGTACAAATAAGGTTTCCCACACTCATCCCTCGATCCTCGATCAGTAAAAAAGGAAAATTTTCTTTCTGCTTCCTTGTGCCTTTGTTGATCCTTGGTAGGTCAGCAGTGGATGAATCGGTTCACGGACCACGTAACCAGATTTTCTGAGTCGAATCTTCACTTAAAAATAAACAATCCCATGGATCCCTCCTCACCCACTCCCTTTAACCTGCGTGGGCTTCCTTTTCCGACTAAAAAAATTCTACTGGAGGGGGCAACTGCATACGGAGCTCTTCCAAATGAATTTTTTATTCATCAAGAGTCGACTCAAAACAGAGAGTCcaattctctctctctctctctctcccctccgtACACCGGTTACTCCAGGCTCAGCTCATGAGTCGCTTTCAAAAGGCCACTGGAGAAGCCCTAAGCCACGTACATAACGTGAATAGGTGTGAGAAACGTTAATCACCACAAAGTCAAGGTATGAATGACTTTCTCCTTAGTCCTAAAGTAAAGTATTTTTATTTTTTGGTACCTTTGTCTTTTAGTTTGGAAATGCTTAAACTCCCTTGAAAAAAAAACATCCGTACTCTGTGTGACtgtgtctgaactctgaagcccTTTTTTACTCAAAAAAAAGTTCGCAGTTACCCATGAAAATTAATTGGGCTGAAAATTTGGAGGCCCAAACTGACAGGGCCACGACTTTCGAAGCCCAAGAAGTGTCCACCAGATCTGACGCCAACCCATCTCCATTCGTGTCCGTCTCGGCTGCCCGCTCCCAACTCCGGCGACCACCGGGCCACCACTATggccgctcgccggagcaccgcccccAACCCGCGCGGACTCCTCCCCGCCCTCCTCCTTCTCGTCTGCTCGTCCCtcccgcccctcgccgccgcctacCGCCCCGGAGACATCGTCCCGATGCTCCGTTCCGGCCAGTACCACGGCGTAATCCAATCAACCTCAACCCTCACTTAAGAGCAGGGATCCTGCAGTCATTCCGCTTCGTGTGTGTCTGATCTGTGCGGTTGTTTTGTTTGTTTTGCAGTCGAGATCGGTGTGGTTCGACGTGGTGGGCCGCCACTGCCCGGCCTTCGCGGTCAACCGGGAGGTGAGGCTTTCATGGAAGGCTCGAAGGTTCCATCTCCACGCTTTCTTCTTTTGGGGAGGCTTAGTGATTTGGTTGAGGTTTCTTGTGCAGGTGCTGATGCCGATCCCAAAGCCGACTGGGTTTACTGGTGCTGATGCGTACAAGATGTGAGTACCATCTCCCTCAAGTACTGCAGTATTCAACATGTCTGAGACTACATTAGTTGAATTATGCATAAGCTTCATGCGATATTTAGTGTGTTTGTGTGAATTGTTCGTAGTTATTATTTTGTTGTTGCCAAGTTGACTGGTTTCTAAAACTACAAGATGTAAAAATTGTTAGATTTTGCAGAAGAGCTTGGTTGCTTGATAAGAAATGTCGAACTCAAGTCTTTATCTTGTTCGTTTGAATGGAAAAAATGTGAGTTGTAGCATGATTTGAGGTGTGCTGTGGGTAAATAATCACTAGTGCGGTTAGGTCTTTCTTCTTCATTATTGATGTGTTTGCGTAAAATTCAGATCCTGGAATGAATGTAATTGAGAGGAATTGGAATATATAAATATGCGTTAGAAAACCTTCAGAAGATTCTGTGCAAAAGCCCATAAGAAATATGTTTGTGATTCCTCTGTATTTGCAATGGAACTTGACACTTCGCTCCAAATGGACTGAATTTAATCAAGAAATAATAATAACTGAAAATGGTAGGGTTGCATCACTTGTTATGCTTTTGTAATGAGCCCATCTTTGCATAAATGTGTTTGTCTTACCTGATATAACTATGCAGAACATTTCAAATTGGACAAGAAAAGTTCCATGTTCCTTGGCTTTATGTTATAAATCGCAAAACCTCTGAAGTTCCACTGATCGATTTCCATTTGGTGAGGAGTACACTCATTGCTGGACTTTTGTTTACACAATCCTTGTGGTCCGTTTGACTTCCCGGGTTTAATAGCATATTGTTCTGGATTTTACAGAAGTACTCTGGAAATGATCTACTTGGTGTAACAGCTAAAGTTGTGGACATGCCTCACCACTGTACGTAATGTATTGTCTTTACTTGTTATGTTTCATTTTCGTGAATGCCATTTATACTCACttttttaaagtttttgtcccCTAAAGTTATGTCTAGGTTCTAGATCTGCCAACTAAATGCTAGTCAGTGATGAGGGCTTTCGTGTAAAGTTAGCGTAAAGTTCTTTTACTGTGTTGAACCATTTGTGTGCACTAATCAAGCAGCCTCTGTGTCAATTCACCAATATTGATTGGCCTGCCTTAGCAAATGCTGGGTCTGATACGATGTCTACTGGGCATATTTGAGCTCCAATGTGCTATAGACATGTCAACTTCCAAGGGTTGCAAACATGATAATGAAATGCATAATCTCTTTTACCAAATCTTGTTCTCTCTTTGTCCTGTGCAAGCGAAAATTTCATTTGAAGCAAAGAATTGTGATGCATTTTTGGCTTACATGGTCAATCTAGTACCCTACCCACTGACCATTTCGTTCATGGCAGACGTGGAAATTCATCCTGACATAAAGAAGAATTTCTGGGATCCACAGAATTGGCCAAAATATGTTCTTGTCAGATATACATGGTATGAATTTTACCTGCCCTATTTCTGTATGTTTATAAATGTAACCTTCTGGAGTAGCCTTTGCCAACTTTGAGGAAAGCAGTTAACACTTGAATTCATATGTTTATCCAGGGAGGAGCAATCAGAGATAGATGTTGCTGGAGGGTTTTATGTGTTATTTGGATCTGGTGAGTTCATTGGCTAATTCAGATAGCTTTTGCGCAGCTATGGAGCTTACCGTATCCTATGGACAACTGACCAAACAATTTCTGATATCATTTCTTCTGATATATGCATATAGCAAAGGGTTAAATTTTCTGGATCCTAATTACTTTTGTCACTCAAACGTGCAGGGCTTGTTCTGTCCTTCATCCTTGCAATCTATGTCCTACAGTCATCTCAAGAAAAGTTAACAAGGTACAGTTCTGCCATATTTAATTTGTTTATGGGATTCTAGGATGAATAATTAGTGACTCTGATGCTAAAAAAAAGGTTATTCTGGTAAGATCCTTGTTTGGCTCCACGTTCCGCCACTGGGTTGTAGGTGCAAGGATCTTTGCTAATCAGCAATACTGTCGGGCAGAAAAACTTGGTGAAAACATGTTGACACTCTGCTTTGCAGGTTTGTGCGAGAAGCAGTTGCAGATAGTAGCCTACCAGAGGGAGGAGTTGCAAAGGTCGAGTGACCTATCAACAATGGGATGTCATGTTGTCCACTAATTTCTGCACTGATCAGAACACCAACAAGAGATGCTCAACAGCCAGTTTTCATGGATGTGTAGCTTGTAATACTACAGACTGCAGACATCTGAAGATCCAGTCGATTATTCTTGTGCATGCTCCGAAATGAACTCAGTTTAATACAACTAAAGTGGAGAAATATGAAACGTAGGATCGTTGGTGTGATGGCATTTCAACCAGACTGGAGTTTTTGGTGTTTACTATCCCATTGCAAAGTGAGAATTTGGGAGTGAACAATTCTTTTGGTTTTTGTGGGGTTTGTAGTGTCTGCAGTGAAAATTGTAGAAATAGCTGGACCAAACGTGTAATTGCTTGACACCGTGAAGACTAGATCTTTGCAAGCTCCATTAAAGTATTGCATCAGTAGTATGCTACTCCCTTCTCCGTCCACGAATATAAGCACCTCTAGTGGTTTTGATTTGTCCATATATATAAACACTTCTGGGTCATTTAcctccttccctccctcttATATAAGCTCGGGGAATGGAGAAGCTTAATTAAAGGCAACAAGTAATGCAAACCGAACAGGTAATGATAGCAATGATCCACGACTTTTAACAGTGGTATATGTATCTATACCCATCAACTTTAAAGTGTCCTAAAAACTCTAAATCTCTAGAAATGCTAACATTTATGGACGGAGTACAATGGATCATCAAGAAATGATAATCAGTCAAAGTGCAGCTCAGCAACGAAAGTTTTAAATATAACCTTAAATGGCCGTTTTCTTAATTGACTTCAAATATACAACACAAGCATAACAGGGTCCGAAGTGAATATGAACTAACAGCACAAACTAGAACCTATAGATACTTCAAATTTTGCACAACTCTGGTTATCTGGATCTTTGGTACAAAAAGAATGAAGTCTATCTTTGGATATTGGCATGTCCCCTTCGGAAGTTACAGTGAGAAAGAGATTTGGAGCATATCCAGATACAATCATACAATATCTGCTGTCTAGTTTCATGGTAGATCTGCGAGTTCTGAAGGTAAGATCCTCCTGGGAAACAGATCCATTTACCGCTATAGATAGCGACGCTAAGAAGCCCAAAAATGTAACTGAAACATTCATTACACCTGGGTTGGCTTCCAACCCTACTATCTGCCTACTAAATTGAATCCTGTATGATGCCATTGTCAAGAGGAAGAATTCTTCACTCCCGCGAATACTTTGAGCTCCACATGGGTACCTTCAGAGGCTCATCGTCAGCAACACCACCCCCATTTTCAACTTTGCTCAAAGAGTCTGAGATCAAAGGGGCTGCCTCGCTTTCTTTCACCTGCAATGAAGGAAACACAGGTAGTGATTACCAACAAGAGACAAACAAATGATTCTGGGCATGGAGTCAATACATGTTGAAGTTACTTAAAAGATCAATTATCCCACTTTTGCAACTCAAAATGAGTACAACTTTGGTCTGTTCCATATCAGTTGTATTAAAGATGTAAAAAAAAATGAAAGCGAAAAACCTGTCCCACCAAACAATGAAAACTCAGTATTTACTGCTAAGTTTATGCGCCTTTCAGGATTTGCCACTCATTGACAAGTGAGGTAGAGTGTCAAGTTCTGAAGGGCAGCAGAAGTTAAAGGCAGACACTGAAATTTCTCCAGCACACGAGAAAGGTACCTGTTGTGGGGAGACTTCGGCATTTTTTTGCTGGGTCTCCACTGTGCAGAAGTATGAATATAAGACCATGCCAACTACTGCAATTAGGATTCCAAGTATGTTTCTCCAGCTAAATGGATCGTGAAGCAAAACATAACCGAAGGTAAGAACAAGGCATGTTTTCAGATGGCCCAGGACTTGGTAAGTAACAGGAGATGTCTTTCCGATTACGAGAAAAGTGCTGAAGTTCACTGAGACAGATATCAAGCATGACAACACGATGAAAAACTGCATATGAAATAAGAGAAGTTAGAATATGACGGATCACTGTTGGAATATGTCTGCCAAATATGTTTCACTACTTACCACAACTTGAGATGTGTAATTAAAAGCAAAGACATTTTGGTTAGTCAAAAAGCCATCAAGGAAGGGGCCAATAAGAAACAAGGTCAGCGATTGGTAAGGGCAAGACTGGTAGAGTAGTTGGGTTGACGAAACCTTGAACTTCTTCTGAATAGTATTTGTCATCTGATGACCCGTTAAGGATTACGTGAACACATAACAAAAAGAGAAACTCAAATGCAATAGAATTCTACAACAAGACAAAAGGCACTGCATGTCAGGATAAAATACAAGTGCATTGACAAGTACTTCTGTTCAACTGGCAAAGTGAAAGATAGTCATGCAGTCATAACAGCCTTCTGGCTTTTAGAAGGACCAGTGTAAAATGATGGCAGATTCTATCTCTTGTACTGATGTGAATACAAGCTAGATTTGTTGCCTTGTAGTATACCACCAAGCTAATCACATGaaaatgtaactgcctgtgtgTACATCCTACTAAAGTAAAAAACAGTATTAAAACTTTAAACTTCATTTTgtggaaaagaaataggagcTGCTGCTGAAAGGATACAATTTGAGCAATGCAAGTCGTGATAATTGCCAGCAGGGACAGTATAGATCCCACAGCATTTAGTTGCAGATCAGTGACCGTGGCAACACCAACACCAAGAAGGAGCACAGAAAGGGACATCTGGATACTCCGGCTGCAGTGTAGAGTCAGAAACATGTTAGATCAAGTATTGTGGAAAAGACGCACAAAATGCATCAAACACAAACCTGAACTTCTTCCTGAAGAAAAGTGTCTCTAAAATGACAGTGCACGGGATGATCGCCAGCTTAGTCATCTAGACATAAAGGATGTTTCAGCATCAGTTAGGTGGATTGATTATTATCGAAGGAAGGGGGACACCAATTATTCAACTGCAATAAATCTTTGCACAAAATGCCGCAACTCTAGTGAATGTAATCTAAAAAGTGTTTCTAACACAAGGAGAGTGGATGGTACACGACAATGAGTTGATATTTTTTTGACCTGTACACATGTATCATTGTTGTACTGCCACCTCTTGAAAATAATTATTACTACTGCAGTACCAGACAAGTAACAATTGCAGGACTGGAGTGAAATAACTAGGAAGTTCTGACTGGTACAAGAACTGCATTGAGAAGATAGCTATGTACCTGGTAGAACCCAACAGAGTTGAAGCCAAGACTCAAGTTGAGGAGTCCAATGGAGATTCCATTAAGTACTCCAAAACCCATGACAGTTCTTGAATCGAAAGGCTTATGCTCGAAGAATTTCATCCATAACGCTACATGAAGGGAGCAGAATGTAACCAGCAGATGCCAGCTCGTCAAGGTAGTGGCTGCAACACACAATCACAAATTTCACCAAAATTAGAAGTCATTCAAATCAGTATTGCATGCTCCAGTATTGTTATCTAATAAAATGTACTAACATCTTATTGCATT from Panicum hallii strain FIL2 chromosome 3, PHallii_v3.1, whole genome shotgun sequence encodes:
- the LOC112888067 gene encoding 5-amino-6-(5-phospho-D-ribitylamino)uracil phosphatase, chloroplastic codes for the protein MESCSFRPATAPSPFPSAPSSSSSSPRAPCPHLRFPRPRNGRQIRVRRRASGFDAFPPLPGKVFVDEAIGAEYGEGFETFRMDGPLKVDVDYLNEKLQECFLQRIRHAMKPDEAFGLIFSWDNVIADTDSLKLDAWRQLALEEGKDIPSATHVRKSILHGAADHVLRKVLYWAKEEDKTEKLKARLIELYYENLFKLDTPVKGLREWLDAVQTAGIPCAVASSLDRRCMIEALDRMALSKYFKAIVTDEDDMESIANRFLSAAMKLDRKPSKCVVFEDDPRGVTAAHNCTMMAVALIGAHPAYELVQADLAIAKYSELSVINLRRLFANKGISFMDLQKQIIEKAPPRRRLTVDTIF
- the LOC112885945 gene encoding uncharacterized protein LOC112885945 translates to MAARRSTAPNPRGLLPALLLLVCSSLPPLAAAYRPGDIVPMLRSGQYHGSRSVWFDVVGRHCPAFAVNREVLMPIPKPTGFTGADAYKITFQIGQEKFHVPWLYVINRKTSEVPLIDFHLKYSGNDLLGVTAKVVDMPHHYVEIHPDIKKNFWDPQNWPKYVLVRYTWEEQSEIDVAGGFYVLFGSGLVLSFILAIYVLQSSQEKLTRFVREAVADSSLPEGGVAKVE
- the LOC112887534 gene encoding UDP-xylose transporter 3-like, giving the protein MGVGGEKFQLGTVGALSLSVVSSVSIVICNKALMSSLGFNFATTLTSWHLLVTFCSLHVALWMKFFEHKPFDSRTVMGFGVLNGISIGLLNLSLGFNSVGFYQMTKLAIIPCTVILETLFFRKKFSRSIQMSLSVLLLGVGVATVTDLQLNAVGSILSLLAIITTCIAQIMTNTIQKKFKVSSTQLLYQSCPYQSLTLFLIGPFLDGFLTNQNVFAFNYTSQVVFFIVLSCLISVSVNFSTFLVIGKTSPVTYQVLGHLKTCLVLTFGYVLLHDPFSWRNILGILIAVVGMVLYSYFCTVETQQKNAEVSPQQVKESEAAPLISDSLSKVENGGGVADDEPLKVPMWSSKYSRE